A window of Candidatus Peribacteraceae bacterium genomic DNA:
CAATATCCGGAACCGTGAGGATGTTCCCCAAGCTCTTGCTCATCTTCACGTCGCCCATGTCGATCCTCCTTTTATGAACCCAGTACCGCGCGAATGGCGCGGGGCCGGTGGACTCGCTCTGCGCAATCTCGCTCTCGTGGTGCGGGAAGATGTTGTCCTCGCCGCCCGTGTGGATGTCGATCTGCGGGCCCAGGTGCTTGCGGGACATGGCCGAGCACTCGATGTGCCAGCCGGGAAACCCCGAGGAAGGATCCTCGCCCGTGGTGGCTGCGCGCTCTCCCGTTGCAAACTCCCAGCGGAGCAAATGCCGCGCGTTCCCCCCCACCGCCTTCTTCCACAGCGCAAAATCCGCCGGGTGTTTTTTGGCTTCCTTTACGGCAACCCTGGCACCCGCTTCCAGGTTCTCCACGGTGTTTCCGGAGAGCTTCCCGTACGCGGGGAACGTGCGCACGTCGAAGTAAATGCCGTCCTCCGTCTCGTACGCGTGGCCGTTCGCGAGGAGCTCTTTGACCATGGCGAGCATCTCCTTCACGGTCTCCGTGGCGCGGGGACGCACCTCCGGCTCGCGCATGTTGAGCGCCTTCTCGTCTTCCAAGTACTGCGTCTCGTACTTCCGCGCGATCTCCAGCGGGTCCACGTTCTCCGCCTTCGCCTGCCTCTCCACTTTGTCCTCTCCCTCATCGCGGTCCGCGACGAGATGGCCGACGTCGGTGATGTTCTTGGCGTGCGTGACCTTGTAACCCTTCACCTCCAACCACCGGCGGAGGAGATCGGCCATGAGGAAGGAGGAATAGTTCCCGATGTGAGGGCGTCCGTAGACGGTGGGGCCGCAGGTGTAGATCAAAACATTCTTATCATTGATCGGCATGAACTCCTCCTCGCGCTTGGTGAGCGTGTTGTAGAGACGGAGGACGGATGCGCCGGACATGGGAATACTATAAAGGAAAGAGTCGGAAAAAACCCCGAATCGCATGACGCGACTCGGGGCGCTGTTCCCGCACCGGGGATTATGACCCTTGCCCGGGGTTCGGCGGGTCGCCTCCCCCGGCCTTGCGGTTCTCACGCTGGATGGCGTCGTACACTTCCTTGCGATGGACGGGGGTGTCCTGGGGAGCATCGATTCCCAAACGGACTTTATCGCCGCGGATGTCCACGATAGTCACGACGATTTCATCCCCGATCATGATGGATTCGTCGCGGTGGCGTGATAGTACGAGCATGGCATGCCCTCCCTAACAAACAAGGAACGGAAACCTACACAATCCTGCGCACGGCTATGCCCACGATCGTGTAGGTTTCTCTCCCCGGTGATGCAAGAGAACAGCCCCTCCCAATAGGAGGGAAAGGGCATGGTAGTCCACATTCCTAAAAAAAGGGACCGGAACAGAGTCCCGGTCCCCGTGCCCTGGCATTCCTGCTAGGGGCTCTTTAGTCCTTCCGCAGTCTCATCCGGGACTTCCGAGGATGGAACTTCTTTGGACAGAAGTTCCGTCCTTTGTATCGGCGTGTTTGTTGGCGCTTCAAAGCCCAGCGTTACTTTTCGGCCTCTGACGGCCAACACGACCACCTTAATACCATCCCCAATGAGAATCTCCTGGTTCACTTTGCGGGAAAGAACTAACATGGGCTTCCTCCTCTTTTCGTATAAGCCCGGCTCCTTGTGCCACCAGGCAACCCTGCCTGGAATGAGAAGCTGGGATGCAGTATAGCTATTCCTTGAATGATATCAAGTAATTATTATGATCTTTTGTCAATAACCTATGAAACGCTTACCCTAGAGCTGAACTCGAATTATTGGTTAAAGAGGCCCAACCGACAAAGCGATTGGGCCTTATTCCCTCCAGGCAAAGACC
This region includes:
- the csrA gene encoding carbon storage regulator CsrA yields the protein MLVLSRHRDESIMIGDEIVVTIVDIRGDKVRLGIDAPQDTPVHRKEVYDAIQRENRKAGGGDPPNPGQGS
- the cysS gene encoding cysteine--tRNA ligase, translating into MSGASVLRLYNTLTKREEEFMPINDKNVLIYTCGPTVYGRPHIGNYSSFLMADLLRRWLEVKGYKVTHAKNITDVGHLVADRDEGEDKVERQAKAENVDPLEIARKYETQYLEDEKALNMREPEVRPRATETVKEMLAMVKELLANGHAYETEDGIYFDVRTFPAYGKLSGNTVENLEAGARVAVKEAKKHPADFALWKKAVGGNARHLLRWEFATGERAATTGEDPSSGFPGWHIECSAMSRKHLGPQIDIHTGGEDNIFPHHESEIAQSESTGPAPFARYWVHKRRIDMGDVKMSKSLGNILTVPDIEKMGFSPLDLRYYLLSVHYRTNLKFSKKGLEDAQYARKRILAWMKEVDEGRLVGFAKPGDAGLYPDPLEDYQRLVAEHEKQFDDAMNDDLNVSAALASVFHCMGASRNLGIWTNDALLPLRRFIQKIRDTFGCFEPEKEVEVEVPAEVQKLLEERAEARARKDFAASDRLRGEIEGRGFTVKDTPEGQKLAKK